The following coding sequences are from one Megachile rotundata isolate GNS110a chromosome 13, iyMegRotu1, whole genome shotgun sequence window:
- the LOC100878945 gene encoding cardioactive peptide isoform X1, whose protein sequence is MESVTAIKYVCCVLVLVCFVNAVQTENSRSKIDRQLFDAFATDESSKSKRPFCNAFTGCGKKRNFQENPINFQGNMEGDVNIRLPLSVYKVLLRAASQNIRNTINRESNEYEFSGIPRVYLSGKMPLRKRFDDPSTSFE, encoded by the exons ATGGAGAGTGTTACG GCAATCAAATACGTCTGCTGCGTTTTGGTGCTTGTATGTTTCGTGAACGCTGTGCAGACCGAGAATTCTCGAAGTAAG ATCGATCGACAATTGTTCGACGCGTTCGCAACTGACGAATCTTCGAAATCGAAGAGACCTTTTTGCAATGCTTTCACCG GGTGCGGAAAGAAGAGGAATTTCCAGGAAAATCCGATAAATTTTCAGGGAAACATGGAAGGGGATGTTAATATTCGACTTCCACTGTCCGTTTACAAAGTATTGTTGAGAGCAGCTTCGCAAAATATTCGGAACACGATTAATCGTGAATCGAACGAATACGAATTTTCAGGAATTCCACGTGTTTATCTTTCTGGTAAAATGCCTCTTCGCAAGAGATTCGATGACCCATCGACTTCTTTCGAATGA
- the LOC105664236 gene encoding uncharacterized protein LOC105664236 isoform X2 — MSSIVLLLLHLNTLYLTYCDASDDGVSKLYSDSSSRNEEDVTETQQAICKVATDELVATARATVTRVLTGACNAKTIDEKLQALEKSLTRELDGIKELLYTVLEEKKNFSRSTNAPNNYQEDEDDTRSPRQLEIDRFNNTIQEVSSTNGSTRFFFYYWQIKSFDEKLAGWKTARSERSCTFYAGQNGYAMYMKVTPRYFPDGTVFIGVGLTRGRHDSVLKWPFPHKIRLEIIRPNSYDKIDALEFGTRPCFARNIFGVVQN, encoded by the exons ATGTCATCGATCGTTTTATTATTGTTGCACCTCAATACGCTCTATTTAACTTACTGCGATGCAAGCGACGATGGTGTCTCGAAACTAT ATAGCGATTCCTCTTCGAGGAACGAAGAGGATGTTACGGAAACGCAACAGGCGATTTGCAAAGTCGCCACGGACGAATTGGTCGCGACTGCACGTGCCACAGTCACGAGAGTACTTACCGGAGCCTGCAACGCGA AAACAATCGACGAAAAGTTGCAAGCTCTAGAGAAAAGTTTGACGAGAGAGCTGGATGGGATCAAGGAGTTGTTGTACACTGTCTTAGAGGAGAAGAAGAACTTTTCTAGATCAACGAACGCGCCGAATAATTATCAGGAAGACGAGGACGATACGCGTTCTCCGAGGCAATTAGAAATCGATCGTTTCAATAATACCATTCAGGAAGTTTCATCGACAAACG GATCCACGAGATTCTTCTTTTATTACTGGCAAATAAAAAGTTTCGACGAAAAGCTTGCAGGCTGGAAAACCGCTCGTTCCGAGCGTAGTTGTACATTTTACGCGGGCCAAAATGGATACGCCATGTACATGAAAGTGACACCGCGATATTTTCCGGACGGTACAGTTTTCATAGGTGTCGGACTGACTCGAGGCCGTCACGATTCCGTTCTCAAATGGCCATTCCCCCATAAGATTCGTCTCGAG ATAATTCGCCCGAACAGCTACGACAAGATCGACGCTCTCGAATTTGGGACCCGTCCATGCTTTGCACGGAATATTTTTGGGGTCGTCCAAAATTAA
- the LOC100878945 gene encoding cardioactive peptide isoform X2, protein MKAIKYVCCVLVLVCFVNAVQTENSRSKIDRQLFDAFATDESSKSKRPFCNAFTGCGKKRNFQENPINFQGNMEGDVNIRLPLSVYKVLLRAASQNIRNTINRESNEYEFSGIPRVYLSGKMPLRKRFDDPSTSFE, encoded by the exons ATGAAG GCAATCAAATACGTCTGCTGCGTTTTGGTGCTTGTATGTTTCGTGAACGCTGTGCAGACCGAGAATTCTCGAAGTAAG ATCGATCGACAATTGTTCGACGCGTTCGCAACTGACGAATCTTCGAAATCGAAGAGACCTTTTTGCAATGCTTTCACCG GGTGCGGAAAGAAGAGGAATTTCCAGGAAAATCCGATAAATTTTCAGGGAAACATGGAAGGGGATGTTAATATTCGACTTCCACTGTCCGTTTACAAAGTATTGTTGAGAGCAGCTTCGCAAAATATTCGGAACACGATTAATCGTGAATCGAACGAATACGAATTTTCAGGAATTCCACGTGTTTATCTTTCTGGTAAAATGCCTCTTCGCAAGAGATTCGATGACCCATCGACTTCTTTCGAATGA
- the Dhx15 gene encoding DEAH-box helicase 15 isoform X1: MSKRRIEVVDPYVKRKARDGSTTSNNISVPTTAPKSQVQVNPYNGLPYTPRYHEFYQKRITLPVFEYRADFMRLLAQHQCIVLVGETGSGKTTQIPQWCVEYSSCIGTKGVACTQPRRVAAMSVAQRVSEEMDVALGQEVGYSIRFEDCSSPKTVLKYMTDGMLLREGMSDPMLDAYQVILLDEAHERTLATDLLMGVLKEVIKQRPDLKLVIMSATLDAGKFQQYFDNAPLMNVPGRTHPVEIFYTPEPERDYLEAAIRTVIQIHMCEEVAGDLLLFLTGQEEIEEACKRIKREMDNLGPEVGELKCIPLYSTLPPNLQQRIFEPAPPTKQNGAIGRKVVVSTNIAETSLTIDGVVFVIDPGFAKQKVYNPRIRVESLLVSPISKASAQQRAGRAGRTRPGKCFRLYTEKAYKNEMQDNTYPEILRSNLGSVVLQLKKLGIDDLVHFDFMDPPAPETLMRALELLNYLAALDDDGNLTDLGAVMAEFPLDPQLAKMLIASCNHNCSNEILSITAMLSVPQCFVRPNESKKAADDAKMRFAHIDGDHLTLLNVYHAFKQNFEDPQWCYDNFVNYRSLKSGDNVREQLSRIMDRFHLKRTSTDFTSKDYYINIRKALVNGFFMQVAHLERTGHYLTIKDNQIVQLHPSSCLDHKPEWVIYNEFVLTTKNYIRTVTDIKPDWLLKIAPQYYDLQNFPQCEAKRQLEVIQARLDSKQYQEGF, from the exons ATGTCAAAACGGAGAATCGAAGTTGTGGATCCGTATGTTAAACGGAAAGC CAGGGATGGATCAACAACATCTAATAATATAAGCGTACCTACAACAGCGCCAAAAAGTCAGGTTCAGGTGAATCCTTATAATGGATTACCGTATACACCACGATATCATGAGTTTTATCAAAAGAGAATTACCTTACCTGTATTTGAATATCGTGCCGATTTTATGAGGTTATTGGCACAACACCAATGTATTGTGCTTGTCGGAGAAACAGGATCGGGTAAAACTACGCAGATACCGCAATGGTGCGTAGAATATTCAAGCTGCATCGGTACTAAAGGTGTTGCTTGTACTCAACCGAGGAGAGTGGCAGCTATGTCTGTTGCGCAAAGGGTTTCAGAAGAAATGGATGTTGCATtag GACAAGAAGTAGGATATAGCATACGTTTTGAGGATTGCAGTTCTCCAAAAACTGTATTGAAGTATATGACCGATGGTATGCTCCTTCGTGAAGGCATGTCTGATCCCATGCTTGATGCGTATCAAGTGATATTGTTAGACGAGGCTCATGAAAGAACTTTAGCCACGGATTTACTTATGGGTGTGTTAAAAGAAGTGATTAAACAGAGACCAGATTTGAAACTTGTGATTATGAGTGCAACTTTAGATGCTGGGAAATTTCAACAGTATTTTGACAATGCACCTCTAATGAATGTACCTGGCAGAACGCATCCTGTTGAAATCTTTTATACGCCTGAACCTGAAAGAGATTATTTAGAGGCTGCTATCAGGACTGTTATTCAAATACACATGTGCGAAGAAGTGGCAGGAGATTTGCTTTTGTTCTTAACTGGTCAGGAAGAAATTGAAGAAGCTTGTAAAAGAATCAAAAGAGAAATGGACAATTTAGGCCCAGAAGTAGGTGAACTTAAGTGTATACCACTTTATTCTACGCTGCCACCGAATCTTCAGCAAAGAATTTTTGAGCCTGCACCACCGACGAAACAAAATGGTGCTATCGGCAGAAAAGTAGTAGTTTCGACTAACATCGCTGAGACATCGTTAACCATCGATGGTGTCGTGTTTGTAATTGATCCAGGATTTGCGAAACAAAAG GTATATAATCCCAGAATTCGCGTAGAATCTCTTCTTGTATCACCCATTAGTAAAGCTTCTGCTCAGCAAAGGGCGGGTAGAGCTGGACGTACTAGACCTGGAAAATGTTTCAGATTGTATACTGAGAAAgcgtataaaaatgaaatgcaGGACAATACTTATCCTGAAATTTTAAGGTCCAATCTTGGAAGTGTTGTATTACAGTTGAAGAAACTTGGTATCGATGACTTG gttcaTTTTGACTTTATGGATCCTCCTGCACCAGAAACTCTTATGAGAGCTTTGGAACTTCTTAATTATTTGGCTGCCTTAGACGATGATGGAAATTTAACAGATTTGGGGGCTGTGATGGCAGAATTTCCATTAGATCCTCAGTTGGCGAAAATGCTTATTGCATCGTGCAATCATAACTGTAGCAACGAGATCCTTAGCATTACCGCTATGCTGTCAG TCCCGCAGTGTTTTGTGAGGCCAAATGAATCAAAGAAAGCCGCGGATGATGCTAAAATGCGATTTGCACATATCGATGGAGATCACTTGACGTTATTAAACGTATATCATGCCTTTAAACAAA ATTTTGAAGACCCACAGTGGTGTtacgataatttcgtcaattaccGATCTCTGAAAAGTGGCGATAACGTCAGGGAACAACTGAGCAGAATAATGGACAGATTTCATTTGAAACGTACCTCAACAGATTTTACATCAAaggattattatattaatattagaaaAGCGCTTGTGAATGGATTCTTCATGCAG GTCGCTCATTTAGAAAGAACTGGTCATTATTTGACCATCAAAGATAATCAAATTGTGCAGCTTCATCCAAGCAGTTGTTTGGACCACAAGCCAGAATGGGTAATTTATAACGAGTTCGTGCTCACAACCAAAAATTATATCAGAACAGTTACTGATATTAAAC CTGATTGGTTGCTAAAAATAGCACCGCAATATTATGACTTACAAAACTTCCCGCAA
- the Dhx15 gene encoding DEAH-box helicase 15 isoform X2, with protein sequence MSKRRIEVVDPYVKRKADGSTTSNNISVPTTAPKSQVQVNPYNGLPYTPRYHEFYQKRITLPVFEYRADFMRLLAQHQCIVLVGETGSGKTTQIPQWCVEYSSCIGTKGVACTQPRRVAAMSVAQRVSEEMDVALGQEVGYSIRFEDCSSPKTVLKYMTDGMLLREGMSDPMLDAYQVILLDEAHERTLATDLLMGVLKEVIKQRPDLKLVIMSATLDAGKFQQYFDNAPLMNVPGRTHPVEIFYTPEPERDYLEAAIRTVIQIHMCEEVAGDLLLFLTGQEEIEEACKRIKREMDNLGPEVGELKCIPLYSTLPPNLQQRIFEPAPPTKQNGAIGRKVVVSTNIAETSLTIDGVVFVIDPGFAKQKVYNPRIRVESLLVSPISKASAQQRAGRAGRTRPGKCFRLYTEKAYKNEMQDNTYPEILRSNLGSVVLQLKKLGIDDLVHFDFMDPPAPETLMRALELLNYLAALDDDGNLTDLGAVMAEFPLDPQLAKMLIASCNHNCSNEILSITAMLSVPQCFVRPNESKKAADDAKMRFAHIDGDHLTLLNVYHAFKQNFEDPQWCYDNFVNYRSLKSGDNVREQLSRIMDRFHLKRTSTDFTSKDYYINIRKALVNGFFMQVAHLERTGHYLTIKDNQIVQLHPSSCLDHKPEWVIYNEFVLTTKNYIRTVTDIKPDWLLKIAPQYYDLQNFPQCEAKRQLEVIQARLDSKQYQEGF encoded by the exons ATGTCAAAACGGAGAATCGAAGTTGTGGATCCGTATGTTAAACGGAAAGC GGATGGATCAACAACATCTAATAATATAAGCGTACCTACAACAGCGCCAAAAAGTCAGGTTCAGGTGAATCCTTATAATGGATTACCGTATACACCACGATATCATGAGTTTTATCAAAAGAGAATTACCTTACCTGTATTTGAATATCGTGCCGATTTTATGAGGTTATTGGCACAACACCAATGTATTGTGCTTGTCGGAGAAACAGGATCGGGTAAAACTACGCAGATACCGCAATGGTGCGTAGAATATTCAAGCTGCATCGGTACTAAAGGTGTTGCTTGTACTCAACCGAGGAGAGTGGCAGCTATGTCTGTTGCGCAAAGGGTTTCAGAAGAAATGGATGTTGCATtag GACAAGAAGTAGGATATAGCATACGTTTTGAGGATTGCAGTTCTCCAAAAACTGTATTGAAGTATATGACCGATGGTATGCTCCTTCGTGAAGGCATGTCTGATCCCATGCTTGATGCGTATCAAGTGATATTGTTAGACGAGGCTCATGAAAGAACTTTAGCCACGGATTTACTTATGGGTGTGTTAAAAGAAGTGATTAAACAGAGACCAGATTTGAAACTTGTGATTATGAGTGCAACTTTAGATGCTGGGAAATTTCAACAGTATTTTGACAATGCACCTCTAATGAATGTACCTGGCAGAACGCATCCTGTTGAAATCTTTTATACGCCTGAACCTGAAAGAGATTATTTAGAGGCTGCTATCAGGACTGTTATTCAAATACACATGTGCGAAGAAGTGGCAGGAGATTTGCTTTTGTTCTTAACTGGTCAGGAAGAAATTGAAGAAGCTTGTAAAAGAATCAAAAGAGAAATGGACAATTTAGGCCCAGAAGTAGGTGAACTTAAGTGTATACCACTTTATTCTACGCTGCCACCGAATCTTCAGCAAAGAATTTTTGAGCCTGCACCACCGACGAAACAAAATGGTGCTATCGGCAGAAAAGTAGTAGTTTCGACTAACATCGCTGAGACATCGTTAACCATCGATGGTGTCGTGTTTGTAATTGATCCAGGATTTGCGAAACAAAAG GTATATAATCCCAGAATTCGCGTAGAATCTCTTCTTGTATCACCCATTAGTAAAGCTTCTGCTCAGCAAAGGGCGGGTAGAGCTGGACGTACTAGACCTGGAAAATGTTTCAGATTGTATACTGAGAAAgcgtataaaaatgaaatgcaGGACAATACTTATCCTGAAATTTTAAGGTCCAATCTTGGAAGTGTTGTATTACAGTTGAAGAAACTTGGTATCGATGACTTG gttcaTTTTGACTTTATGGATCCTCCTGCACCAGAAACTCTTATGAGAGCTTTGGAACTTCTTAATTATTTGGCTGCCTTAGACGATGATGGAAATTTAACAGATTTGGGGGCTGTGATGGCAGAATTTCCATTAGATCCTCAGTTGGCGAAAATGCTTATTGCATCGTGCAATCATAACTGTAGCAACGAGATCCTTAGCATTACCGCTATGCTGTCAG TCCCGCAGTGTTTTGTGAGGCCAAATGAATCAAAGAAAGCCGCGGATGATGCTAAAATGCGATTTGCACATATCGATGGAGATCACTTGACGTTATTAAACGTATATCATGCCTTTAAACAAA ATTTTGAAGACCCACAGTGGTGTtacgataatttcgtcaattaccGATCTCTGAAAAGTGGCGATAACGTCAGGGAACAACTGAGCAGAATAATGGACAGATTTCATTTGAAACGTACCTCAACAGATTTTACATCAAaggattattatattaatattagaaaAGCGCTTGTGAATGGATTCTTCATGCAG GTCGCTCATTTAGAAAGAACTGGTCATTATTTGACCATCAAAGATAATCAAATTGTGCAGCTTCATCCAAGCAGTTGTTTGGACCACAAGCCAGAATGGGTAATTTATAACGAGTTCGTGCTCACAACCAAAAATTATATCAGAACAGTTACTGATATTAAAC CTGATTGGTTGCTAAAAATAGCACCGCAATATTATGACTTACAAAACTTCCCGCAA
- the LOC105664236 gene encoding uncharacterized protein LOC105664236 isoform X1, which translates to MSSIVLLLLHLNTLYLTYCDASDDGVSKLYSDSSSRNEEDVTETQQAICKVATDELVATARATVTRVLTGACNAKTIDEKLQALEKSLTRELDGIKELLYTVLEEKKNFSRSTNAPNNYQEDEDDTRSPRQLEIDRFNNTIQEVSSTNGSTRFFFYYWQIKSFDEKLAGWKTARSERSCTFYAGQNGYAMYMKVTPRYFPDGTVFIGVGLTRGRHDSVLKWPFPHKIRLEVLDNSPEQLRQDRRSRIWDPSMLCTEYFWGRPKLTGESDNPECVGSSVPRQLLFSKLPLMKDRSSRNTRYLWNGSITIKLTVYLRTIA; encoded by the exons ATGTCATCGATCGTTTTATTATTGTTGCACCTCAATACGCTCTATTTAACTTACTGCGATGCAAGCGACGATGGTGTCTCGAAACTAT ATAGCGATTCCTCTTCGAGGAACGAAGAGGATGTTACGGAAACGCAACAGGCGATTTGCAAAGTCGCCACGGACGAATTGGTCGCGACTGCACGTGCCACAGTCACGAGAGTACTTACCGGAGCCTGCAACGCGA AAACAATCGACGAAAAGTTGCAAGCTCTAGAGAAAAGTTTGACGAGAGAGCTGGATGGGATCAAGGAGTTGTTGTACACTGTCTTAGAGGAGAAGAAGAACTTTTCTAGATCAACGAACGCGCCGAATAATTATCAGGAAGACGAGGACGATACGCGTTCTCCGAGGCAATTAGAAATCGATCGTTTCAATAATACCATTCAGGAAGTTTCATCGACAAACG GATCCACGAGATTCTTCTTTTATTACTGGCAAATAAAAAGTTTCGACGAAAAGCTTGCAGGCTGGAAAACCGCTCGTTCCGAGCGTAGTTGTACATTTTACGCGGGCCAAAATGGATACGCCATGTACATGAAAGTGACACCGCGATATTTTCCGGACGGTACAGTTTTCATAGGTGTCGGACTGACTCGAGGCCGTCACGATTCCGTTCTCAAATGGCCATTCCCCCATAAGATTCGTCTCGAG GTTTTAGATAATTCGCCCGAACAGCTACGACAAGATCGACGCTCTCGAATTTGGGACCCGTCCATGCTTTGCACGGAATATTTTTGGGGTCGTCCAAAATTAACCGGAGAATCGGATAATCCAGAATGCGTCGGATCGAGCGTCCCCCGACAGCTTCTTTTCTCCAAACTACCTCTCATGAAAGATCGGTCTTCGAGAAATACTAGATATCTTTGGAACGGTAGTATCACGATCAAGCTGACGGTTTATCTTCGAACGATCGCTTGA
- the LOC105664237 gene encoding nucleoporin Nup43, whose product MSENVQGTFVSEKISKIRWKHEDFEEASNFLTGSWDDPVNKLTHWTFQMNDDGESYPAVVSSYAILGDVTEIKFVSKDFFVVSTSIGTVRLLQIHENPYSQFKEHVSWEFIHKFQKTNDYASCTALSTFEQDIVSVGEDGRINLLTAGQETPVRIIDEADSCSIYCVDFLRHNEILTGNLRGHMKVWDLRNDQDLPATTFMLSDQTKTEATSIVHHPTQRHIVVAGGGDGSLTVWDLRHNTYPMSQLNAHSKAVSEILFHPDRPENLFTCSAGGEIWHWNNSQHSKLSLNPTNTHWLNTIGTNGKVNVTSLYSTMHKPINSIDIDRSILLFGCDNEAMYIVRNVTI is encoded by the exons ATGAGCGAAAATGTACAAGGAACGTTCGTGTCggagaaaatttccaaaatcagaTGGAAACACGAAGATTTTGAGGAAGCTAGCAATTTTTTGACCGGTAGTTGGGATGACCCG GTAAATAAGTTAACTCATTGGACATTTCAAATGAATGATGATGGTGAATCGTATCCAGCAGTAGTTTCTTCGTATGCGATCCTTGGAGACGTGACCGAGATAAAG TTCGTATCGAAAGATTTCTTTGTGGTGTCTACGTCCATAGGCACAGTTAGACTATTACAAATTCATGAAAATCCGTATTCTCAATTCAAAGAACACGTTTCTTGGGAATTTATACACAAATTTCA AAAAACTAATGATTACGCGTCGTGCACTGCTCTTTCCACCTTCGAACAAGACATAGTTTCGGTAGGAGAGGATGGGAGGATTAATCTCTTAACGGCTGGGCAGGAAACGCCGGTTAGAATTATCG ATGAAGCCGATAGTTGCTCCATATATTGCGTTGATTTTTTAAGGCACAACGAGATACTTACTGGAAATTTAagaggacatatgaaggtttgGGACTTAAGAAATGATCAAGATCTTCCTGCCACCACGTTCATGCTTTCTGATCAAACGAAA ACAGAAGCCACGAGCATTGTTCATCACCCCACTCAAAGGCATATCGTTGTTGCTGGTGGTGGTGATGGCAGTTTAACGGTCTGGGATTTGAGACATAACACGTATCCGATGTCCCAACTCAATGCTCATTCTAAAGCTGTTAGCGAAATACTTTTTCATCCTGATAGACCAGAAAATTTATTCACTTGTTCTGCTGGCGGTGAAATATGGCACTGGAACAATTCTCAACATTCGAAACTGAGCTTAA atCCTACAAACACGCATTGGTTAAATACAATTGGTACAAACGGTAAAGTGAATGTAACGTCTCTTTATAGCACTATGCATAAACCAATAAACAGTATTGACATTGATAGATCGATATTACTCTTTGGATGTGATAATGAAGCAATGTATATTGTCAGAAATGTAACTATTTAG
- the LOC100878945 gene encoding cardioactive peptide isoform X3, whose protein sequence is MKIDRQLFDAFATDESSKSKRPFCNAFTGCGKKRNFQENPINFQGNMEGDVNIRLPLSVYKVLLRAASQNIRNTINRESNEYEFSGIPRVYLSGKMPLRKRFDDPSTSFE, encoded by the exons ATGAAG ATCGATCGACAATTGTTCGACGCGTTCGCAACTGACGAATCTTCGAAATCGAAGAGACCTTTTTGCAATGCTTTCACCG GGTGCGGAAAGAAGAGGAATTTCCAGGAAAATCCGATAAATTTTCAGGGAAACATGGAAGGGGATGTTAATATTCGACTTCCACTGTCCGTTTACAAAGTATTGTTGAGAGCAGCTTCGCAAAATATTCGGAACACGATTAATCGTGAATCGAACGAATACGAATTTTCAGGAATTCCACGTGTTTATCTTTCTGGTAAAATGCCTCTTCGCAAGAGATTCGATGACCCATCGACTTCTTTCGAATGA